In a genomic window of Flammeovirga agarivorans:
- a CDS encoding sigma-54-dependent transcriptional regulator, producing the protein MSNFESFKIFALEDNAVFSKMLHYILSMDDEHEVVMFKEGKDLLNALDQKPSVITIDYTLPDMTGEEVIQKVTSRLPGVPVIVISGQTDVKTAIKLFKYGAYDYITKEEDIRERLLNALNKIKTKQSLEEEVQHLREELSHKYEFDKSIIGNSNAMKKVFQMLHKTVDNNITVSITGETGTGKEVVAKAIHYNSTRAKKPFVAVNIAAIPTPLLESELFGHEKGAFTGAIAKRVGKFEEANGGTIFLDEIGEMDISLQAKLLRVIQEREVVRIGGSNVIKLDVRIITATHRDLSKEMKANRFREDLYYRLLGVPVYLPPLRERGNDVILLAKHLLQEFCNSNGMNAISLSAEAKQLLIDYHYPGNIRELKAIIELAAVMCSENEIKAEDFQFSGSSDVEAIMSKEMTLKEYNIEIIQRFMKRYDDNVANVAKKLDIGKVTIYRYLKEMETNN; encoded by the coding sequence CTTCTGAATGCTTTAGATCAAAAGCCTTCTGTAATTACTATTGATTATACTTTACCTGATATGACAGGTGAGGAAGTGATTCAAAAGGTGACTTCTAGGCTTCCGGGAGTGCCAGTAATTGTGATTTCAGGGCAAACAGATGTCAAAACTGCAATTAAACTTTTTAAGTACGGCGCATACGACTATATCACAAAAGAAGAAGATATTCGAGAGCGACTCCTCAATGCTTTAAATAAAATAAAAACGAAGCAATCCTTAGAAGAGGAGGTACAACACCTTAGAGAAGAATTATCACACAAGTACGAATTTGATAAATCGATTATTGGTAATAGTAATGCCATGAAAAAGGTTTTTCAGATGTTACATAAAACAGTGGATAATAATATTACTGTATCGATCACAGGAGAAACAGGTACAGGTAAAGAAGTTGTTGCCAAAGCGATTCACTACAATTCTACTCGAGCAAAAAAGCCATTTGTTGCTGTGAACATTGCTGCAATTCCAACTCCTTTGTTAGAGAGTGAGCTCTTTGGACATGAGAAAGGTGCTTTTACAGGAGCAATTGCAAAACGAGTAGGAAAGTTTGAAGAAGCGAATGGAGGTACTATTTTCCTTGATGAAATTGGAGAAATGGATATCAGCCTTCAAGCAAAACTATTGAGGGTAATCCAAGAAAGAGAGGTTGTGAGAATTGGTGGCAGTAATGTGATAAAGCTGGATGTAAGAATTATCACAGCGACCCATAGAGACTTGTCTAAAGAAATGAAAGCTAATCGCTTCAGAGAGGATTTATACTACCGTCTACTTGGTGTTCCAGTATATCTACCGCCATTAAGAGAAAGAGGTAATGATGTCATCTTGTTAGCCAAACACCTTTTACAAGAATTCTGTAATAGTAATGGAATGAATGCCATTTCATTATCAGCAGAAGCAAAACAATTGTTGATCGATTATCACTACCCTGGAAATATTAGAGAATTAAAAGCAATTATTGAATTAGCGGCAGTGATGTGTTCGGAAAATGAAATAAAAGCAGAAGATTTTCAGTTTTCAGGTTCGTCGGATGTTGAAGCCATTATGTCTAAAGAAATGACACTAAAGGAATATAATATTGAAATCATTCAAAGATTTATGAAACGATATGATGATAATGTGGCAAATGTGGCAAAAAAATTGGACATTGGTAAAGTAACCATCTACCGTTATCTAAAAGAGATGGAAACAAATAATTGA
- a CDS encoding flavin monoamine oxidase family protein produces MNIAIIGGGISGLYTASILKELNYNITVYEASDRLGGRIYTHSRIKKKFVELGAAEIHGMKSVNYEMLDHLEHKIEPIVGNEYVWFENKLHDVEKKEDFPESVNGLFAYFGNISNETYEGSVMASLKEKSLYSSKLRYIVDGITSEYSASAEKLYAKSLGEEEWRWSSGFRNFFSYGRYSDAIDFFKDKLENEIQLNTSIVDINYADDGVTLLTRGGESHHFDKVIVSTSLGVLKKEKINFTPPMPDEKRIAIQKLGFGKGRKLFIEFDKPFWEEDTTEILGGKKCPIYLIRPAQPNCICAYIMADAAKEFNQLSDEDVAEILINELDEMFPDLNVQALYSNHYGKDWTSDPYFHGTYSYSRKDSIIHRETLKQPIEDKVFFIGEACNTSGHSATVHGAMETGEEVVRKYFDSKVV; encoded by the coding sequence ATGAATATCGCAATAATTGGAGGAGGAATTTCCGGGTTGTATACCGCGAGTATTTTAAAAGAACTAAACTATAATATAACTGTTTATGAAGCTTCAGACCGATTGGGAGGAAGAATTTATACTCATTCAAGAATAAAGAAAAAGTTTGTAGAATTAGGAGCGGCTGAAATTCATGGAATGAAGTCGGTGAATTATGAAATGCTCGACCACCTAGAACATAAAATTGAACCTATTGTTGGTAACGAATATGTTTGGTTTGAAAATAAACTTCATGATGTTGAAAAGAAAGAAGACTTTCCTGAAAGCGTCAATGGATTGTTTGCTTACTTTGGTAATATCAGTAACGAGACTTATGAAGGATCAGTGATGGCTTCTTTAAAGGAGAAGTCCTTGTACTCTTCTAAATTAAGGTACATCGTTGATGGAATTACTAGTGAATATTCTGCTTCTGCTGAAAAATTGTATGCAAAATCTTTGGGAGAGGAAGAATGGAGATGGTCATCAGGATTCAGAAATTTCTTTTCTTATGGAAGGTACAGTGATGCTATCGATTTTTTCAAAGATAAATTAGAAAACGAAATTCAGTTAAATACATCTATTGTTGATATTAATTATGCCGATGATGGTGTAACTCTTTTGACAAGAGGTGGAGAATCGCATCATTTCGATAAAGTGATTGTTAGTACTTCTTTGGGTGTATTAAAAAAGGAGAAAATTAATTTCACACCACCAATGCCAGATGAAAAAAGAATTGCAATTCAGAAATTAGGCTTTGGTAAAGGACGTAAATTATTTATTGAGTTTGATAAACCTTTCTGGGAAGAAGATACAACAGAAATTTTAGGAGGGAAAAAATGTCCTATTTATTTAATACGACCAGCTCAACCTAATTGTATTTGTGCTTATATCATGGCAGATGCAGCCAAAGAGTTTAATCAACTAAGTGATGAAGATGTCGCAGAAATCCTTATTAATGAGTTGGATGAGATGTTTCCTGATCTAAATGTTCAAGCCTTATATTCGAATCACTACGGTAAAGATTGGACGTCAGACCCTTATTTTCATGGTACATATTCTTATTCTCGTAAGGATTCTATTATTCATAGAGAGACACTGAAACAGCCAATAGAAGATAAAGTATTTTTTATTGGAGAGGCCTGCAATACCAGTGGTCATTCTGCGACTGTGCATGGAGCTATGGAAACTGGAGAGGAAGTGGTTAGAAAGTATTTTGATTCTAAAGTAGTATAG
- a CDS encoding Hpt domain-containing protein: MEKTRIDLSYLETFAGGDNALISEMMERFIIDAPVQLSEINTAINNNDWKNAYKSLHSFKSSVNFIAIQPIKDLVLSMEKMAKEEHDTHLLSDQFALLQTECNFLIDEIKINLL; this comes from the coding sequence ATGGAAAAGACAAGAATAGATTTAAGTTATCTTGAAACTTTCGCAGGAGGCGATAATGCATTAATCTCCGAGATGATGGAGAGATTCATTATTGACGCACCTGTACAACTTTCTGAAATCAATACTGCTATCAACAACAACGACTGGAAAAATGCTTATAAGAGTTTACATAGTTTTAAATCTTCAGTAAACTTTATCGCCATCCAACCGATCAAAGATCTGGTTCTCTCTATGGAAAAAATGGCCAAAGAAGAGCATGATACTCATTTGTTGAGTGATCAATTCGCTTTATTGCAAACAGAATGTAACTTTTTGATTGATGAGATTAAAATCAATCTGTTATAG
- a CDS encoding T9SS type A sorting domain-containing protein, translating to MQRTFLILICLTYLNLQGIYAQNIGFTNASDIQVIKENVAFNNAWNGGINAPQFFNLDLNLDNTDDLVLFDRTTRKISTYLFQNNQWEYAPEYEVLFPQDIRFWIQLVDFNDNGKKDLIIGEEDGIYIYPNNSSSSTLSFSDLPTQLETTTFSGSPTPLTSALADSPTFADVDGDGLIDFLTFVPGLGGTIEAHINQGIEEGIPSFRKRTDNWGDFQECGDCATYVFGDDNCTSNGRIQHLGSALTMYDVNGNGNLDLLIGERSCTNLVALPNKGSNENASFDESITFFPQSHPVSFPDFPVAFFVDTDNDGLEDMIIAPNIDTNEGDLTDFSKYVWRYKNTGTMTSPAWTFQEDNFIQNTGIDLGERSRPITYDVDNDGKLDLLIGYRISFDNEGNSSGGGISYYKNIGSNTSPEFQWITDNFLNIQAWGMLDISPQIIQWKNTTQLAISGRVPNSNQAGVYLFSLENDFEANTTPERIFEHRPEDIPYFVDIDADGLIDVLLGKFSGALEYHHQNTNGTFELQEESFLNIEGNILRKYPSAFVSDLNNDGRDDLLVWDDSGTPRVWQNFRSENPTYQSKAFFNDEKFIDRTYGNRLKSTQLGDYLITGSEGGGLYLAKIGQYDQPTAVENPTVYSKLKVFPNPTSQQINIKNEYATLVNGRIYNQLGQLMLTIEIESNQTINIRTDHWQRGLYILQIYQAQNQIQVSKIIVQ from the coding sequence ATGCAACGTACCTTCTTAATCCTTATCTGCCTTACTTATTTAAATTTACAAGGTATATATGCTCAGAATATCGGATTCACCAACGCGTCTGATATCCAAGTTATAAAAGAGAACGTTGCGTTTAATAACGCATGGAATGGAGGAATAAATGCACCTCAATTCTTTAATTTAGATCTCAATCTAGACAATACAGACGATTTAGTACTTTTTGATCGTACGACTAGAAAAATCAGTACTTATCTGTTTCAAAATAATCAATGGGAATATGCTCCTGAATATGAAGTTTTATTCCCTCAAGACATCCGATTCTGGATACAATTAGTAGACTTTAATGATAATGGAAAAAAGGACCTTATCATTGGAGAAGAAGATGGCATCTACATTTACCCAAATAATAGCTCATCTTCAACGCTTAGTTTTAGTGATTTACCCACTCAATTAGAAACCACTACATTTTCAGGGTCACCAACACCTCTTACTTCTGCTTTGGCAGACTCCCCTACGTTTGCCGATGTTGACGGAGATGGTCTCATTGATTTTTTAACTTTCGTCCCTGGTTTAGGCGGTACCATAGAAGCTCATATCAATCAAGGTATTGAAGAAGGTATTCCATCTTTTCGAAAAAGAACAGATAATTGGGGTGACTTCCAAGAATGTGGTGACTGTGCAACCTATGTCTTCGGTGACGACAATTGCACCTCAAATGGACGAATTCAACACCTGGGTTCGGCACTTACGATGTATGATGTTAATGGGAATGGCAATTTAGATTTGCTGATTGGGGAAAGAAGCTGTACCAACCTAGTCGCTTTACCTAATAAAGGATCCAATGAGAATGCATCTTTTGATGAATCCATCACATTTTTTCCGCAAAGTCATCCTGTAAGTTTCCCTGATTTTCCTGTAGCATTCTTTGTAGATACAGATAATGACGGCTTGGAAGATATGATTATAGCTCCAAATATTGATACTAATGAAGGAGATCTCACAGATTTTTCAAAATACGTTTGGAGGTATAAAAATACGGGTACTATGACTTCACCTGCATGGACATTTCAAGAAGATAACTTTATCCAAAATACAGGAATTGATTTAGGAGAACGAAGTAGACCCATCACATACGATGTTGATAATGATGGAAAATTAGATTTATTAATTGGTTATAGAATAAGTTTTGACAATGAAGGAAACTCTTCTGGAGGTGGTATCTCTTATTACAAAAATATAGGCAGTAATACATCTCCTGAATTCCAATGGATCACGGATAACTTCTTAAATATTCAGGCATGGGGAATGTTAGATATTTCTCCTCAGATCATTCAATGGAAAAACACAACACAATTGGCAATAAGCGGTAGAGTTCCAAATAGTAATCAAGCAGGAGTTTATTTATTCTCACTAGAAAATGATTTCGAAGCGAATACTACTCCTGAAAGGATATTTGAGCATAGGCCCGAAGATATACCCTATTTCGTAGATATTGATGCAGATGGTCTAATTGATGTTTTACTAGGTAAATTTTCTGGTGCTCTAGAATACCATCATCAAAATACCAATGGTACTTTCGAGCTTCAGGAAGAGTCATTTTTAAATATTGAAGGTAATATCTTAAGGAAATATCCATCTGCTTTTGTCAGTGACCTCAATAACGATGGACGTGACGATTTACTTGTATGGGATGATAGTGGTACCCCAAGAGTATGGCAAAACTTTAGATCAGAGAACCCTACTTATCAGAGTAAAGCATTTTTTAATGACGAAAAGTTTATTGATCGTACTTACGGTAACAGACTAAAGAGTACACAACTTGGTGATTACCTTATTACAGGATCAGAAGGAGGAGGATTATATCTAGCCAAAATTGGGCAATATGATCAGCCAACAGCTGTTGAAAATCCAACTGTTTATTCGAAGTTAAAGGTTTTTCCTAACCCCACTTCACAACAAATAAATATTAAAAACGAATACGCTACTTTGGTTAACGGTCGTATCTATAATCAACTAGGACAGTTAATGTTAACTATAGAAATAGAAAGTAATCAGACGATAAATATCAGAACTGATCATTGGCAAAGAGGCTTATATATTTTACAGATATATCAAGCTCAAAATCAAATACAGGTCAGCAAAATAATAGTTCAGTAA
- a CDS encoding TM2 domain-containing protein, which translates to MSNLIIPQDYARYLPYDMAKDLAQLPEQAQYEFMEEMNSSNRSTLLMYIIHIFSPIPFSLGYVGKWLQQFLFWITFGGLGIWWLIMLITIPEEVREFNRGVARETFRMIAHKYKYAQRSARNNNAYSSDLIRQPEALDLPSFDPTFITLDHLKKGFLFDYNGQTWQVLAEDQFDNNKGESYRIFKAHAGIEEAYFEFKHGSSFKKIFFSKKVNIFQIDPELEEKVRAHQVPPNILYFKGHRFYREESDKGYIFDVTDQRDVTEGFRRQNWLYLNEERDVVLTIEEISPRTLSAFYGKYTDEHHFVDILPGAEA; encoded by the coding sequence ATGTCAAATTTAATAATACCACAAGATTACGCTAGATACTTACCCTACGATATGGCTAAGGATCTTGCACAATTACCAGAACAAGCCCAATATGAATTTATGGAAGAAATGAACTCCAGCAATAGGTCTACTCTGCTGATGTACATTATTCATATATTCTCTCCTATTCCCTTTTCATTAGGGTACGTAGGAAAATGGTTACAACAGTTTTTGTTCTGGATTACTTTCGGAGGTCTTGGAATTTGGTGGTTAATCATGTTAATCACCATACCTGAAGAAGTACGAGAATTCAATAGAGGCGTAGCTAGAGAAACATTTAGAATGATTGCTCATAAATACAAGTATGCACAGCGATCTGCTAGAAATAATAATGCGTACTCTAGTGACCTTATCCGTCAGCCTGAAGCATTAGACTTACCGAGCTTCGATCCTACTTTTATCACATTAGATCATCTTAAGAAAGGCTTCTTATTTGACTATAATGGACAAACATGGCAAGTGCTAGCAGAGGACCAGTTTGATAATAATAAAGGAGAATCCTATCGTATTTTCAAAGCTCATGCAGGAATTGAAGAAGCTTATTTTGAATTCAAGCATGGCTCATCTTTCAAAAAAATCTTTTTCTCTAAAAAAGTCAATATCTTCCAAATTGATCCTGAATTAGAAGAAAAAGTTAGAGCACATCAGGTCCCTCCAAATATTTTATATTTCAAAGGTCATCGTTTCTATAGAGAAGAAAGTGACAAAGGGTACATCTTTGATGTAACAGATCAGAGAGATGTAACAGAAGGATTTAGAAGACAAAATTGGCTGTACCTTAATGAAGAAAGAGATGTGGTTTTAACTATTGAAGAAATATCGCCACGCACACTTTCTGCATTTTATGGAAAGTATACCGACGAACATCACTTTGTTGATATTCTACCTGGTGCTGAAGCATAA
- a CDS encoding ParA family protein — protein MAAQVISISNHKGGVGKTTSVVNIGAALHQMGKRILMVDMDPQANLSQSLGIFEPEKSVYTLLRGFCTTEESMHELEMDLFVIPAELDLSGAELELSMEAGREFILKDHLNKVKDQFDFILIDCPPSLGLLTINAFTASNQVYFPLQAQFLATQGLKKLLEVIEKVQQRLNQDLEIGGVFITQFDKRKILNRNVKEAIQKHFGDTLFNTVIRDNVALAEAPSKQTNIFRYNPKSNGAVDYWALAQEVAERSTTKVTS, from the coding sequence ATGGCAGCACAGGTCATTTCTATAAGTAATCATAAAGGAGGAGTAGGAAAAACTACTTCTGTTGTCAATATAGGCGCCGCTCTACATCAAATGGGTAAGCGTATTTTGATGGTTGATATGGATCCTCAAGCAAATTTAAGTCAGTCTTTAGGGATATTCGAACCTGAAAAATCGGTATATACCTTGTTGCGAGGATTCTGTACTACAGAAGAAAGCATGCATGAATTAGAGATGGACTTATTTGTAATTCCTGCAGAACTAGACCTTTCTGGTGCTGAGTTAGAATTAAGTATGGAAGCAGGTAGGGAATTTATTCTCAAAGATCACTTAAACAAGGTGAAAGATCAATTTGACTTTATATTAATTGATTGTCCTCCAAGTTTAGGTCTACTTACGATAAATGCATTTACCGCTTCTAATCAAGTTTACTTCCCATTGCAAGCGCAATTTTTGGCAACTCAAGGCCTAAAAAAGCTTTTAGAAGTAATTGAAAAAGTGCAACAAAGATTAAATCAAGACTTAGAAATTGGAGGGGTCTTCATTACTCAGTTTGATAAAAGAAAAATCTTAAATAGAAATGTGAAAGAAGCAATTCAAAAACATTTTGGAGATACACTTTTCAATACTGTGATTAGAGACAACGTCGCTTTAGCTGAAGCTCCTTCTAAACAAACAAATATTTTCAGATACAATCCTAAAAGTAATGGTGCGGTAGACTATTGGGCGTTAGCACAAGAAGTTGCAGAACGTTCCACTACTAAAGTTACATCCTAA
- a CDS encoding DUF2911 domain-containing protein, which yields MKKVLIYLLVFIGVLLIGGLIFREVMITQTKKHSPQVEEVYHSNGINISINYSSPFKKGRVIFGNLVPYGHVWRTGANEPTTFMTNVPLDIQGQRLAPGRYSIWTIPESKEWTVIFNKKINDWGVSLGGKASRNPDDDVLQVVVPTEHLRNVVESFMIDVKAAEESNKMYLRFEWDNVGVQLLLKEAK from the coding sequence ATGAAGAAAGTATTAATTTATCTTCTTGTGTTTATTGGTGTCTTGTTAATCGGTGGTCTCATTTTTAGAGAAGTGATGATCACTCAAACCAAGAAACATAGTCCACAAGTAGAAGAAGTATATCATTCTAACGGAATAAACATCTCTATCAACTATTCATCTCCTTTTAAGAAAGGAAGAGTTATTTTTGGTAACCTTGTACCTTATGGACATGTTTGGAGAACAGGAGCTAATGAACCAACCACCTTTATGACGAATGTTCCCTTGGATATTCAAGGCCAACGTTTAGCACCAGGAAGATATTCTATTTGGACAATTCCAGAATCTAAAGAATGGACAGTCATCTTCAATAAAAAGATAAATGATTGGGGAGTAAGTCTTGGCGGAAAGGCAAGTAGAAATCCTGATGATGATGTTTTGCAAGTCGTAGTTCCTACAGAACACCTTCGAAATGTAGTAGAGAGTTTTATGATTGATGTAAAAGCTGCTGAAGAATCTAATAAAATGTACTTGAGATTTGAGTGGGATAATGTTGGTGTACAGTTATTATTGAAAGAAGCAAAATAG
- a CDS encoding TMEM175 family protein has protein sequence MMVFKKDYQPKTISKSWLTRITRLADIIFATSMTMLLLAIDLPEVGDIKSNKQLLSAFSNQLPILGIFLSTFVLLAVYWLKHTVTTRLMKGADTVYMWLDLLMLAFVALLPFSNGLATAFPDYFVAIAAYSINVIIIGLLSFSAWKHVSFNNRLLKNPVDPLDNKEISEGLWMEPLLAFISLILGYVAIEYAQVPYTLVPIAFWLQTKWAEKRNSAR, from the coding sequence ATGATGGTATTTAAAAAAGATTACCAACCCAAAACTATTTCAAAAAGCTGGTTAACAAGAATTACCCGATTAGCGGATATTATCTTCGCTACTTCTATGACTATGCTCCTTTTAGCAATAGATCTTCCAGAAGTAGGAGATATAAAAAGTAATAAACAGCTACTTTCTGCGTTTTCTAATCAGTTACCTATACTTGGTATCTTCCTTTCGACCTTTGTTTTATTAGCGGTATACTGGTTAAAGCATACCGTTACGACAAGACTCATGAAAGGAGCAGATACGGTGTATATGTGGCTCGATTTATTAATGCTGGCATTTGTTGCATTATTGCCATTTTCTAACGGTTTAGCGACTGCTTTTCCTGATTATTTTGTGGCAATTGCAGCATACAGTATTAATGTAATAATTATCGGCCTACTTTCTTTTTCAGCTTGGAAGCATGTTAGTTTTAATAATAGACTGCTTAAAAACCCTGTTGATCCATTAGACAATAAAGAAATAAGCGAAGGACTATGGATGGAACCGCTTTTGGCTTTCATCTCTTTAATTTTAGGCTACGTTGCTATCGAATATGCTCAAGTTCCTTATACATTAGTTCCTATTGCCTTTTGGCTTCAAACAAAATGGGCAGAAAAACGAAATAGTGCACGTTAA
- a CDS encoding 2-isopropylmalate synthase yields MNDKVFIFDTTLRDGEQVPGCRLNTEEKLVIARALEGLGVDIIEAGFPISSPGDFEAVNRIASEIRNTTVCGLTRAVKKDIEVAAEALKPAARPRIHTGIGTSDQHIFTKLRLDRDRVIERGVEAVKLAKTFVEDVEFYAEDAGRTDNEYLARVIEAVIAAGATVVNIPDTTGYCIPEEYGAKIKFLKENVKNIDKAIISTHCHNDLGMATANSLSGVSNGARQIECTVNGIGERAGNTSMEEVVMAMRKHNMLNFDTAIHTQKIYEISRLVSDTMRMPVQPNKAIVGDNAFSHSSGIHQDGVIKSRDNYEIIDPAEVGVSESSIVLTARSGRAALFYRIQKLGHTLSHEALEEAYQEFLKMADRLQTVEDEHLQELLQAVKVA; encoded by the coding sequence ATGAACGATAAAGTTTTTATTTTCGACACGACATTACGAGATGGAGAGCAGGTACCAGGTTGCCGTTTGAATACTGAAGAGAAGTTAGTAATAGCTCGTGCACTCGAAGGTCTAGGCGTTGATATTATCGAAGCAGGTTTCCCAATTTCAAGTCCTGGTGACTTCGAAGCGGTAAATCGTATTGCTTCTGAAATACGAAATACAACTGTTTGCGGATTGACAAGAGCAGTTAAAAAAGACATTGAGGTGGCAGCTGAGGCTCTTAAGCCTGCAGCAAGACCTAGAATTCATACAGGTATTGGTACTTCTGACCAACATATTTTTACAAAACTAAGACTAGACAGAGATAGAGTCATTGAAAGAGGGGTTGAAGCTGTTAAGTTGGCAAAAACATTTGTAGAAGATGTCGAGTTCTATGCAGAAGATGCAGGTAGAACAGATAACGAATACTTGGCTCGAGTCATTGAGGCTGTAATTGCAGCCGGAGCTACAGTTGTGAATATTCCTGATACAACAGGATATTGTATTCCAGAAGAATATGGTGCGAAGATCAAATTCTTGAAAGAGAATGTGAAAAATATCGACAAAGCCATTATTTCGACTCACTGTCATAATGACCTTGGTATGGCTACAGCAAATTCATTATCAGGCGTAAGCAATGGTGCTCGTCAGATTGAATGTACTGTGAATGGTATTGGAGAAAGAGCCGGTAACACTTCTATGGAAGAAGTTGTTATGGCGATGAGAAAACATAATATGTTGAACTTCGATACAGCTATACATACTCAAAAAATTTACGAAATCAGCCGTTTGGTTTCTGATACAATGCGTATGCCTGTGCAACCTAACAAAGCAATTGTTGGTGACAATGCATTCTCACATTCATCAGGAATTCACCAAGACGGTGTGATCAAGAGCAGAGACAATTATGAAATCATCGACCCTGCTGAGGTAGGAGTTTCGGAATCATCAATTGTTTTAACTGCAAGAAGTGGTAGAGCTGCTTTATTCTATCGTATCCAAAAATTGGGGCACACATTAAGCCACGAAGCGTTAGAAGAAGCTTATCAAGAATTCTTGAAAATGGCAGATCGCCTTCAAACTGTTGAAGACGAACACCTTCAAGAGCTACTTCAAGCTGTGAAAGTTGCATAA
- a CDS encoding SpoIIAA family protein — MIHINNSLGAQVVGITLNGEIDTKGFESFVDAVEEKAKNGKVRVLAEYTKIGGLEHYKDFFMIIKEKFAAKKHIEKFAIVSDIEWLQGVSSFADFMMSEFPIKCFNISERDQALVWLLQDDEVYSPAIKKLATDSNDNFLAYKLSGKINPQEVYMIDQDFSNQADTKSEINLYLQFDNFKGYSNISALWNDLKNGLKHYSKINKIAFVGQSNQWSDLLTRISDIITPGVNIEYFVLEDADRARTWLNLK, encoded by the coding sequence ATGATACACATAAATAACTCACTTGGAGCACAAGTTGTCGGCATTACATTAAATGGAGAAATTGATACGAAAGGTTTTGAAAGCTTTGTTGATGCTGTAGAAGAAAAAGCTAAAAATGGAAAAGTTAGGGTCCTTGCTGAATACACAAAGATCGGAGGATTAGAACATTACAAAGATTTTTTCATGATAATTAAGGAAAAGTTTGCTGCGAAAAAACATATTGAAAAATTTGCCATAGTTTCTGACATAGAATGGCTTCAAGGTGTATCCTCCTTTGCAGACTTTATGATGTCTGAATTCCCTATAAAATGCTTCAATATATCGGAGAGAGATCAGGCATTAGTTTGGTTATTACAAGATGATGAAGTGTACTCTCCTGCGATTAAAAAGTTAGCCACAGACAGTAATGATAACTTCTTGGCTTACAAGCTCTCAGGTAAAATAAACCCTCAAGAAGTTTATATGATCGATCAAGATTTTTCCAATCAAGCAGATACAAAATCTGAGATAAACCTTTACTTACAGTTCGACAACTTTAAAGGGTACTCTAATATTTCTGCATTATGGAATGATCTTAAGAATGGTCTAAAACACTACTCTAAGATCAATAAAATAGCCTTTGTAGGTCAAAGTAACCAATGGAGTGACCTACTTACTAGAATTAGTGATATCATCACACCAGGTGTGAATATTGAATACTTCGTTTTGGAAGATGCTGATAGAGCTAGGACTTGGTTAAACTTAAAATAA
- a CDS encoding ribbon-helix-helix domain-containing protein: protein MAKKSFSGGLDSLLGGSPLSNSTPKKEEKKEAPIVEPTPSNPLNASPTSEVSNSLFDALSEDQKNKIKALADKEGRKQEEIIKEAVAFYLDFQVDL from the coding sequence ATGGCAAAGAAAAGTTTCTCAGGTGGGTTGGATTCATTATTAGGAGGTTCACCATTATCTAACTCAACACCTAAAAAAGAAGAAAAGAAGGAAGCTCCAATTGTGGAACCTACCCCTTCTAACCCCTTAAATGCTTCACCAACTTCTGAAGTTAGTAATTCATTATTCGATGCTCTTTCTGAAGATCAGAAAAATAAAATAAAGGCACTTGCAGATAAAGAAGGCCGAAAACAAGAAGAAATAATAAAAGAAGCAGTTGCGTTTTACCTAGATTTTCAAGTAGATTTATGA